In a single window of the Raphanus sativus cultivar WK10039 chromosome 9, ASM80110v3, whole genome shotgun sequence genome:
- the LOC130500040 gene encoding uncharacterized protein LOC130500040: MVNLPVVYGEWVVKGSLWEFVVDKWKKGRMFFVHDGCTYGELLEMAQEDYDLNKKTEKVELTYSLPDVLLEQMGPDTPPMHVTSDRQVRNLIELCKTHIVRLCVSSQCQVEAGGDDDAQETADVAVDADVSDSGDEGFDKDWNEADDAQETDDDAQETADVSVDADDAVDAVDAVNYSDYGKLKDEDSDDQGFYDGQQAEYAGTGGRLMSFNEDIYVGQSFASKAELVAKLKLVAVKGKFTFTAYKTTKTLYVAKCRVEGCGWKLRASVKHGPKTFWVTKYLKTHTCSVGDRMAQRKQYTPKYVARLFIESIGIIDGITPKHIEDSMRNMFGLNLTHKQVQFCTL; encoded by the coding sequence ATGGTTAATTTGCCTGTTGTGTATGGAGAATGGGTGGTGAAAGGCTCTTTGTGGGAGTTTGTGGTTGATAAATGGAAAAAAGGGAGAATGTTCTTTGTGCATGATGGTTGTACATATGGTGAACTTCTTGAAATGGCACAAGAAGATTATGATCTGAACAAGAAAACCGAGAAGGTGGAGCTGACATATTCCTTACCAGACGTACTTTTAGAGCAAATGGGTCCAGATACTCCTCCTATGCATGTCACGAGTGATAGACAAGTACGGAACTTGATCGAGTTATGTAAGACCCACATTGTACgcctttgtgtatcaagccagTGTCAAGTAGAAGCTGGAGGTGACGACGATGCTCAAGAAACTGCTGATGTTGCTGTTGATGCTGATGTGTCTGATAGTGGTGATGAAGGGTTTGATAAAGATTGGAATGAGGCTGATGATGCTCAAGAAACTGATGATGATGCTCAAGAAACTGCTGATGTTTCTGTTGATGCTGATGATGCGGTTGATGCTGTTGATGCTGTAAACTACAGTGATTATGGGAAATTGAAAGATGAGGATTCTGATGATCAAGGGTTTTATGATGGACAACAAGCGGAGTATGCTGGTACTGGAGGAAGATTGATGTCTTTTAATGAAGATATATATGTCGGTCAGAGTTTTGCTAGTAAGGCTGAGCTCGTTGCAAAGCTGAAGTTGGTTGCTGTGAAAGGTAAATTTACGTTCACAGCTTACAAGACAACGAAAACTTTGTACGTGGCTAAGTGTCGTGTTGAAGGATGTGGTTGGAAgctcagagcgagtgtgaagcATGGACCAAAGACATTTTGggtgacaaaatatttgaaaactcaTACATGTTCAGTGGGGGATCGGATGGCTCAACGGAAACAGTATACTCCGAAATATGTTGCTAGACTGTTTATTGAGTCTATTGGGATTATAGATGGGATTACACCGAAGCATATCGAAGATTCGATGCGGAACATGTTTGGTCTGAACCTTACTCATAAACAAGTGCAGTTTTGTACTCTCTAG
- the LOC130500041 gene encoding uncharacterized protein LOC130500041, with protein sequence MDAGINLLRLRYTKHPEWFRSDRICLLDTAFTQIWSAKYKEFLNSPANPDGSGKLLPSGALYYYTGEHPAYCRSDKTWVLEIDDIYVPLFINEDHWVACWISIPRRHIVIWDSFVGHTDDKEIAEAVKPIAHMLPYMLHMLSRGEDRELYTVDFTHERVPATETPQNVQSGDCGVYCLKYIECHALGLAFPFHDFCDKNVKQIRAKN encoded by the exons ATGGATGCTGGGATTAATCTCTTAAGACTCCGGTACACGAAGCACCCAGAATGGTTTAGGTCGGACAGAATTTGCCTGCTGGATACTGCGTTCACTCAAATTTGGTCAGCAAAGTACAAAGAGTTTTTGAACTCTCCTGCCAATCCCGACGGCTCAGGTAAACTGCTCCCGTCCGGGGCCTTATACTACTACACTGGCGAGCACCCAGCTTATTGCAGATCAGACAAAACATGGGTGCTAGAGATTGATGATATATATGTGCCATTGTTTATCAACGAGGATCATTGGGTAGCTTGTTGGATATCAATCCCGAGGAGACACATAGTGATTTGGGACAGTTTTGTTGGTCACACCGACGATAAGGAAATTGCCGAGGCTGTGAAGCCTATTGCGCACATGCTGCCGTACATGCTGCATATGCTATCTCGCGGTGAGGACAGGGAGTTGTACACGGTTGATTTCACACATGAGAGGGTCCCAGCAACCGAGACACCACAGAATGTACAAAGTGGTGATTGTGGAGTGTACTGTTTGAAGTACATAGAATGTCATGCACTTGGCTTGGCATTCCCGTTTCATGACTTCTGTGATAAGAATGTGAAACAAATTAGGGCGAA AAACTAG
- the LOC130499479 gene encoding uncharacterized protein LOC130499479: MLTFQLDCKKKYELWSLIGVKPVRFSLNEFGEITGLNCEYVKNLEHPLVEVTDEMKAFWELLGVNFERGPSIDDLTTACARCETWSTDDRKRLGYLAIYAGFIEAQRTTTPTRAALARLVMDLEVFEDYPWGRVAFKGLMDSVKKADLTKTSYYLDGFVEVLQVWIYHALPEFAAGYGDPVEADPLAGTPTPPLLAFLGGKGRKHGKEKLQKQTTINTCTVKDYSEMFPLWDDEVEDKKADNIIEAIFSSGWSWNQAHWPDTGTKLWTSVKVEYKKVKTSKRSLCSAPTESEEESPRKKARVSPGQDTLNAEIKVWLTAMASSMVEGLGRCESLLTTQGRMIESLAKKVEDMEKIVGGENYEDKKTEENKDEEDGGKDEENGGSDDEEGGRDDEEGGKDEEERNDEESSSEADEATPKEAIPEQATPKEAIPEQATPKRGRPRKAQAKKGSKAVEASPQLNRPKRGQAKQATDKATVVSNKSTPQKKRGRKTGKKK, translated from the exons ATGCTCACATTTCAGCTTGACTGCAAGAAGAAGTATGAGTTGTGGAGTCTTATAGGTGTTAAACCAGTTAGGTTTTCTCTGAATGAATTTGGAGAGATCACTGGTCTGAACTGTGAGTATGTGAAGAATCTTGAGCATCCTTTGGTTGAGGTAACTGATGAAATGAAGGCATTTTGGGAGCTGCTGGGAGTGAATTTCGAGCGTGGGCCAAGCATTGATGATTTAACTACAGCGTGTGCTAGGTGCGAAACATGGTCTACAGATGATCGAAAGCGCTTAGGTTATCTAGCCATCTACGCTGGCTTCATTGAGGCACAAAGAACCACGACACCCACACGGGCTGCCCTGGCTAGGTTAGTGATGGATCTTGAGGTTTTTGAAGATTATCCGTGGGGAAGAGTAGCATTTAAAGGCTTGATGGATTCAGTGAAGAAGGCTGACCTTACAAAGACGTCATACTACCTTGATGGCTTTGTTGAGGTTCTTCAAGTCTGGATCTACCACGCTCTCCCTGAATTCGCAGCTGGTTACGGAGATCCTGTGGAAGCAGATCCTTTGGCAGGCACCCCGACTCCACCTCTGCTTGCCTTCTTAGGTGGCAAAGGCCGGAAACATGGCAAGGAAAAGTTACAGAAACAG ACTACCATTAACACATGTACTGTGAAGGATTATTCTGAAATGTTTCCTCTCTGGGATGATGAAGTGGAAGATAAAAAGGCTGATAACATTATCGAGGCTATTTTTTCCAGTGGATGGTCATGGAACCAAGCTCACTGGCCTGACACTGGAACCAAACTGTGGACAAGTGTGAAGGTTGAGTACAAAAAGGTGAAGACAAGCAAGAGGTCACTGTGCTCTGCTCCCACCGAGTCTGAGGAAGAATCACCACGCAAGAAGGCTCGTGTGTCCCCTGGCCAGGATACCTTGAATGCAGAGATAAAAGTTTGGCTCACTGCCATGGCTTCTAGTATGGTTGAAGGATTGGGGAGATGTGAGAGTTTGTTGACCACACAGGGCCGCATGATTGAGAGCCTTGCAAAAAAGGTAGAAGATATGGAGAAGATTGTGGGTGGAGAGAATTATGAGGATAAAAAAACTGAGGAAAACAAAGATGAGGAAGATGGTGGCAAAGATGAGGAAAATGGTGgcagtgatgatgaagaaggtggcagagatgatgaagaaggtgGCAAAGATGAGGAAGAAAGGAACGATGAGGAAAGCAGTTCTGAAGCCGATGAAGCCACTCCCAAGGAAGCCATTCCCGAGCAAGCCACTCCCAAGGAAGCCATTCCCGAGCAAGCCACTCCCAAAAGAGGCAGACCGAGAAAAGCGCAAGCTAAGAAAGGATCTAAAGCTGTGGAAGCCTCTCCTCAACTAAACAGACCAAAGAGAGGCCAAGCTAAGCAAGCCACTGACAAAGCCACTGTGGTTAGTAACAAATCAACTCCCCAAAAGAAAAGAGGCCGTAAAACAGGGAAAAAGAAGTAA